Proteins encoded in a region of the Quercus lobata isolate SW786 chromosome 8, ValleyOak3.0 Primary Assembly, whole genome shotgun sequence genome:
- the LOC115957995 gene encoding E3 ubiquitin-protein ligase ATL41-like produces the protein MSGPDYPADFFGDHENDGHSFFPKNDNESDLNSKIMLTAIVSLSAVIVLVVALHIYARCILRRQARQRFALRQLGLTVAHVRSNEPPKTGLDPLVIQSLPMFVFKQRDAEDGAASTIIECAVCLSVLENEEIARLLPNCKHIFHAECIDKWLSSHSTCPICRTEAEPRVLPVPREGPAGLAAGGGGGAPNAPPMDCVNSGLSCMEGTSYGVTNSSEKVSGSSSRLNSFKRMLSREKSLKRIHSCGEDDDIEDLERQ, from the coding sequence atgTCCGGCCCCGACTACCCTGCAGATTTCTTTGGTGATCATGAGAATGATGGGCATTCATTCTTTCCAAAAAACGACAACGAGAGTGATTTAAATAGCAAGATCATGCTCACAGCTATTGTATCATTATCTGCGGTGATTGTGCTTGTTGTTGCGTTACACATATATGCAAGGTGTATTCTAAGGAGACAAGCTCGTCAGCGGTTTGCTTTGCGTCAACTAGGCTTAACCGTGGCTCATGTTCGCTCTAACGAGCCCCCCAAGACGGGTCTTGATCCTCTGGTCATTCAGTCATTGCCCATGTTTGTGTTCAAGCAAAGGGATGCTGAGGATGGTGCTGCCTCGACTATAATTGAGTGCGCGGTCTGTTTAAGCGTGTTAGAGAACGAAGAGATTGCGAGGTTGCTTCCTAATTGTAAGCACATTTTCCATGCGGAGTGCATAGACAAGTGGTTAAGTTCACACTCCACGTGTCCTATTTGTCGAACCGAGGCTGAGCCGCGGGTTCTTCCCGTGCCCCGTGAGGGTCCGGCAGGTCTAGcagctggtggtggtggtggtgcacCCAATGCTCCACCTATGGATTGTGTCAATTCGGGTTTGTCATGCATGGAAGGGACCTCATATGGTGTTACCAACTCTTCGGAAAAGGTCAGTGGTTCAAGCTCAAgattaaattcattcaaaagGATGCTTAGTAGGGAAAAATCATTGAAAAGGATTCATTCTTGTGGTGAAGACGATGATATAGAAGATTTAGAGAGACAGTGA